TGTTTCTTGAGAGAGGAAAGGGTGCTGATCATGGAAGCATAATCTGGTTAGAGAAAGGTTAAATATTCTGATAAATGAGAATCATAATGCTAATAACtctctctttatatatatatagatatattttAAGATAATTCTTTCAAGAGCCACAATTCCTCAAAGTGCTACAAGGAGGTTTTCCCTACGACTCCTGCCTTTTCAGCAAATATTCCTAGTTTTGAAACTTACAAGGCACAACTCGCGCAACTAGATCTTTACTCTGGTTGTGGTGGAATGTCAACTGGTTTATGCCTTCGTGCAAAAGCTTTGTGCAATGATCTAGTGGCGGTATTTCATCCAGTCACTGATAACCTCGTATTTGATGATTCATTCagcaataaaattattttatcatgtaCCTTACATTCTGCATTTTAGAAATGGGCAGTTGACAGTGATAAGTCGGCATGtgaaagcttgaaattaaatCATCCAGAGGCACATGTGAGCATCGTTGCCTTACAACTTCATTTGGCATGCCCCCAAATCTTTAGTGGCAGATAATACTATCTTTTTGCTCTCGTTATATAGGTCAGGAATGAAGCTGCTGATGGTTTTCTTCAACTACTGAAGGAATGGGAAAAGCTTTGCAAACAATATAGAGTTAAAAATTTAGAAAGAACATATCCATCAAGATCGAAAATCTCCGAAACTGTCTGGAATAATGCTAGTTCTGCAAAGGGTTCTGATACTCCTCCTGATGAACATGAAGTTTCCAGTCTCGTTGATATTTGTTATGGAGATCCCTGCAACACAGGCAACCATGGTCTAAAGTTTAAGGTGGTCTATTTGATCTATATAATGTGATGGTAGTTCCTTTCATGCCTTTTGTGAGTTTTTGTTTGTAATCTAATTGATTTTTGTTTGTGTCAATCTATTCTACTGTTATTCAGTCATTTTTTGTTTCATGTCATAGTTTAGTGGAGATTGGCTCGTGCTAATATCTCTTTTGTTAGGTCTGCTGGAAGGGTTTATACTGCAAGTGATGATACATGGGAACCAATTGAAGGCTTAAGGTATAGTAATTGCTGCCATCATTCCATTCTTGAATTAGGCTATTATTTACTTATTCAAATCTCTTAGGAATTGCCAAGAATGTATTCAGGAATTTGTAACAAATGGATTCAGGTCTAAAATCTTGCCCCTCCGTGTAAGTTTTCTTTAATCCGATGTGCTGGTGGATGCTTAATCTAGAGTATTGTAATAGTTGGAATATTTGTTATGAATGATTCCTCTTTAATGAATTAATTCAATCAGGGGGATGTTGATGTTATTTGTGGTGGCCCTCCATGCCAAGAGATAAGTGGTTATAATCGCCATAGAAATGTTGATTCTTCACTGGATGATGAAAAAAATCATCAAATCGTGGTCTTCATGGACATAGTGGAATACTTAAAACCTAAGTTTGTTTTAATGGAAAATGTGGTTGATATGCTGAGACTTGACAAGGCTTCTCTTGGAAGATATACTTTAAGTAGGTTGGTACTTATGAAATACCAAGCAAGGCTTGGAATAGTTGCGGCTGGTTGTTATGGTCTTCCTCAATTTCAGTTGCGTGTTTTTTTGTTTGGAGCACATTCTAGTGAGGTTACTACTCTCCagtttttgcataaaattgaattacaGCACTCCTGACTGTTCCTGACTTTGGATTAGTGTTATTATCACTTGTAGATTTAATGATTTTGGTCTTGCTGGTGATCTAACTGTTAACATTATGATTAATGGTAGACAATTTTAATGGCAAACAATCcaagtggtgcaagtttagcaccctaaagttgactttgaaaaagtggcatgggataatttttttttttggtccttgagataatgggctatttattgtttggtccttgaacctcaactataaataggccttctcatttctcttttcaattcatcccaaccaatctttctctcttagatttctctcttctcccatttgagaattcttaaggaattctatttgtttgtaatattttggagatagtaaagttatcatctggtgttagtactcgaggacgtaggtataatttaccgaacctcgttaaaactcttgtgttcttttttgtcctatttttctttcaatatttgaggtataatagtagtatttaattgtgctattaaattactataaaagggatattcgactaaggaaaggcttggtatttaagagatccttgtgatccacctctcttcccaggaattgaactttgtgtgatttttagtacaataatttacacgctccgaccctattggaacaacaagtggtatcaagagtcaaggttaatcgtagtatgctctgtggttgcgctttaaaccgatcttccacatcgaaaaagatttccttaggtatattgaaagattatggaaaAAACGGTCGGtttaggagcttcaacatcgtccatgtggacaagaccgacaattgcaaatgcaagattggccgtggagatctttgatggcacgggccattttggtatgtggcaaagtgaggttctagatgccctttttcagcggggtctagacattgccattgatgaagagaaaccggatgatgtacaggagaaagattggaaggcgatcaatcggttggcatgtggcacaattcgatcatgcctttctcgagagcggAGGTATGCTTTTCAAAGAGACttcgcaaataagttgtgggtggcacttgaagaaattttttgaagaaaaagcagtcaaaataagctccacttgaagaaaagactgctTAGCTCACTTATGTCccagtaccacaatgaatgatcacatcaccaaatttaatcgttAGTCAGCGATTTgctaaatatggatgagacattcaaagataaagatttggctttgatgttgttggggtcacttcctgaggagtttgagttcctagaaactactctacttcatggcaggagtgatatatctctgagtgaagtctgtgcggccttatacagttatgaacagagaaagaaagacaaacaaaaaaactcaatcagagatacagaagctttagtagtccgaggtcgttcatacactcggaagaaaactcagaaggggagatcaaagtcaaagtccagactcgggaaagatgaatgtgccttttgtcatgagaaaggccactggaagaaaaattgtctaaagttgaagaataagggaaaagctgctgtagatgcttgtgttgtaaagcatgatactagtgactctgaactatcactggttgcatcatcatcgtcatTCTATtcagatgaatggattttggattcgggttgtacctatcatatgtcccctaaccgggagtggttctctgatttagtagaactaaatggaggagttgtttatatgggcaatgataatgcctgtaaaactgttgggataggttcaatccaattaaagaatcaataTGGATCAACCAAAGTTCTGACTGATGTTCGGTATGTgcccagtttgaagaaaaatatcatctcattgggagccttggaatccaatggttcagttgttactatgagagatgggattttgaaagtgacatctggcgcacttgtgatattgaagggcatcaggaaaaataacttgtattactaccaaggtagtataGTTATTGGAACAGTCGTTGTAGCTTCCGGTAACAAAGACTTGGACTTaatgcagttgtggcat
Above is a genomic segment from Gossypium arboreum isolate Shixiya-1 chromosome 8, ASM2569848v2, whole genome shotgun sequence containing:
- the LOC108468787 gene encoding DNA (cytosine-5)-methyltransferase CMT3-like; this encodes SLRSAGRVYTASDDTWEPIEGLRNCQECIQEFVTNGFRSKILPLRGDVDVICGGPPCQEISGYNRHRNVDSSLDDEKNHQIVVFMDIVEYLKPKFVLMENVVDMLRLDKASLGRYTLSRLVLMKYQARLGIVAAGCYGLPQFQLRVFLFGAHSSEVTTLQFLHKIELQHS